The following coding sequences lie in one Dehalococcoidales bacterium genomic window:
- a CDS encoding MBL fold metallo-hydrolase, giving the protein MTEIIPGIYQMPIPIPNNPLGYTNTYLIRGNGECLLIDTGWNNEETLQSLQDQLAEIGVGFKDISRIIATHAHPDHYGLAGRLRELSSASIALHSLEEKLITSRYLNADETLRQTGEWLRVNGMPSSELPATQTGPAGARRFGAATLPDIILHGGEDIAIGGFNLKVLWTPGHSPGHICLYEPAEKILFSGDHVLPVITPHVSLQNQSGNNPLVNFLNSLNEVKQLDVKVVLPAHEHLFADLPKRVAEIFQHHEHRNSEILEAIKTGPKTAYQISAAITWMPSLDGVRFQNLAPWDKRMAVSETLAHLEAMRTDSRVDKIPRDSIIYYHLN; this is encoded by the coding sequence ATGACTGAAATTATACCGGGTATCTACCAGATGCCAATACCAATACCGAACAACCCCCTCGGGTACACCAATACCTACCTGATTCGGGGAAACGGGGAATGTCTCCTGATTGACACCGGCTGGAATAATGAGGAGACGCTCCAGTCCCTGCAAGACCAGCTGGCGGAAATCGGCGTTGGTTTTAAGGATATCTCCCGGATAATAGCTACCCATGCCCATCCCGATCACTACGGACTGGCGGGCAGGCTCCGAGAGCTTTCTTCGGCCAGTATTGCCCTCCACTCTCTGGAGGAAAAGCTTATCACTTCCAGATACCTGAATGCCGACGAGACCCTCCGTCAGACCGGAGAATGGCTACGCGTAAACGGCATGCCGTCCAGTGAACTACCGGCGACCCAGACAGGCCCGGCCGGTGCGAGGCGGTTCGGGGCGGCGACCTTACCTGATATTATCCTGCACGGCGGGGAAGACATCGCCATCGGAGGCTTTAACCTTAAGGTGCTGTGGACGCCGGGGCACTCGCCCGGACACATCTGCCTGTACGAACCTGCCGAGAAGATATTATTCTCGGGAGATCATGTTCTGCCTGTTATCACCCCCCACGTCAGCCTGCAAAATCAGTCCGGCAATAATCCGCTGGTTAATTTCCTTAACTCCCTGAATGAGGTAAAGCAACTGGATGTCAAAGTCGTTTTACCGGCGCATGAGCACCTTTTCGCCGATTTACCGAAAAGGGTTGCTGAAATCTTCCAGCATCACGAGCACCGGAATTCAGAAATCCTGGAAGCGATAAAGACAGGGCCCAAGACAGCCTATCAAATATCCGCCGCAATTACCTGGATGCCGTCACTGGATGGTGTCAGGTTCCAGAATCTGGCTCCCTGGGATAAAAGAATGGCCGTCTCGGAAACCCTGGCACACCTGGAAGCAATGAGAACCGATAGCCGGGTAGATAAGATCCCCAGGGATAGCATTATCTACTATCATCTTAACTGA